Within the Papaver somniferum cultivar HN1 unplaced genomic scaffold, ASM357369v1 unplaced-scaffold_132, whole genome shotgun sequence genome, the region tgagtgtgtaacttgtagttaaaatctactaactgaagaaatttaaaagtttctaatGTAAGTGATGTTTTTGAATGTATAACTACGCAAACAAGGgcctgtgtaactttaagttacacattcaaaatctcaccactatgttgtggtttgtatattgagtgtgtaacttgtagttacacatacaaatgagccttgcagaagtggctgtgtaacttgtagttacacatcttaactgtgagttacacattcaagatgttaccaatgacttgcaaagtggctgtgtaactataagatacacattgaaaatctaatcactgacttgccaattgactgtgtaactacaagttacacatgcataataacataactGATTTGGCAATTGCCTAgataactaaaagttacacatgcaaaaataTAACTTATGACTGTATTGTGTTTGTAAATTATAGTTGGACATAAAAAAATGACCCCTTTAAACCTTCATATGCAtgtaagttaaggttacacaacacagaatagaatgattcagtttgtgtacttggcaaatacacatagtttgtaacatgattttcattttgtagttaaaaacgagtgtatttgataagtacacaacatactgactcatgctatttttgtgtgtgatgtgtACAGGAAACCTAAGGCAGTCGTTGAATGCAGTAAAGGATTTAGTAAAGGTGATAAAGCCTATAGGCTGACTGATAGGGCTCATAGATATCTTAGGAGAGCTTCTTACGGAGAACTCGTAATGATGTATTACGATGACTATGATACAACTGTACCAACTACAACAAGACAGATATCTACCAACAAACACGGCGTCTTGAAGCTCTTGAACTGCTTTGACATGGATtgtgagacaccatgttcattcaAGTTTGCTGATGATAAGATTATAGAGTCTACACCGGCAAAGCTGGCTGGTATATTTTGCATGCAGAGGATTGGAAGCAGAAAGGGTCAGAAGCTGTTAAAGTACTATTGTCCTAGTGATTTGACTGACAATGTTTTATACATCAAATACTTCACCGGTATCAAATCTACAAAGCATCAGACGACGGTGACTAAGACaaacattttagagaagataaaacaacttatggcaaaaaggagaaaaagtgggaaaagaaagaaagttgatgaAAAGGATCTAGTTTGCCTGATAGGTCTTTATCTTTGCTGTGTATTGTTTTTTGGCGACAAAAATGCCAATGGAGTGAACGCGAAATATCTTAGTATCGTTGAAACTTATGATACGGTGCTCAAGGTGTCGTGGCCTGATTTAATACACGAGCACTTGTTTGAAGAGATTCATACTAATCTTAGTTGTTTGTCAAATGTGAAGGCTTGTGTGCAATACCTACTGGTAAAAAGCTTGTGTGTAATTTCTATTCCAGCAGTTTTAGTGTTACGTGATGGATATTTTTGTTCAAtcgactaattaaaatttatatgttgcagttaTTGTTTGCTGAACACACGCCAGCAGGATTAATCCCGAAAGTTGAGAACCACGAGGAAGATATCCCGAGGGTTGGGAGATGGGATATATACCAGATTTCTGATTACATTTGGAAAACAGACATAACAGTTTTCGGTAAGTGTTATATgtcagttggtttaggttttgtaaatttatggtaatgtaatttagataaaactttgatgtaatcaaaattgtcatgtgtagctataagttacacatttaaatgtgcttgtgtaatttatagttacacatgcaaaagatAACACAAGTGAATGCAACTATAGGTTATGTAACATATATCCTGTTTGTATATATATCctgtgcttatgtaactataggttacacattttatatgtatatccactttacattagatatatgtGTAACCTTTAGTTACAcatatccactttacattagatatatctaatgtgcttatgtaactataggttacacatataaaatgtgcttatgtaactttaagttacacatacaaccgaaaaatgtatatttagaatgttcaactgttttttgcaatctctttttaacctctccatctgttaattgcagccaactcctagctttgtggctgagttttcacagcttgagaAGCAGCTGGGTATATCAACCGTGGTACCCAGCAAGGACGACCTGCAAAGTTGGCTGAAAGCGCAAACTATTGAGAATAGCCATCTGAAAGAGCAACTGCAAGAAAAGCAAGCAATGCTTAAAGCAGTGTATGCAATTGCAAGAGAAGGGATATCAGAAGGGGACCTTTCAGGAACAGCGGAATTCAAGGTtcacaaatttagttgccaaattatgcaagcaatgggtattgatccttacaaagtgacccaggaagagtttatgcaacatgaagatgatgtacatggaggtactgagcatggagctactgagcatgaagaagaagagttacaatTAGTTGAGACAGAGCAACAAGGAGATGGAAGTACtgagcaagagaaagagaaagatgacgcggaaacttccttccatgaagaatgtaagtagttgttcatttttaatatgcttctttaacttgatagaggtacccaattagttgacactaaggtctttgaacctttttaatttcatattttacttgttcatttttaacttgcttgtttaacttgattagacttaataaatgttgagtaaactgatcatatggatgtgtaatccctagttacacatgccacatgcatgtgtaacttctggttacactagttagatgcatgtgtaactccatgttacactaggtatccatgccatattcatgtgtaacatgaagttacacatattagttatccaagccagtcgattacacatgatatattcttcttgaaattttattaaaaaaatttaacatcatcatcatcatcctaattctcgtttcaatacttgtgcagttccatgtatgagccttgcagctggaaatacgccaacaattctgcaagctcaaactgctgcagaggGGCACAAAAGACCACTCAGGACATATAGTTCGAGTATGAAGAGTGTGACAACTTGCaagactccaccaaagaaaaggCCTGTCGCAAAGCAAAAGCCTACTCCTACAAATAATGTTgatgaggagcagaagaaagatgTTGAAGAGACACCTGTTACGGATGAGGCACAGAAGAAAGCTGCAGATGGTGGAGTTGTGGATGGGGCAGGTGATGATGTAGCTGCAAAAGCCGTAGGTGATGATGTTACTGCAAAAGTCAATGAGGATACACCTGCAACTGTTGGTGAAGGTTTGGTTATGACTGCTCCAACTCAGCCAACTCCTGGAACTTTTGATGACAGTTCTGCTTCAACACAATTTGAGGACTCCATGGTGATAACTGCTACAACACCGCAAACACAGCCTGACAATGCTCAGACCTACAGGTTGGTGCAACTAGGAGCTAACCCCGATGATATGACGAATGTTGAAGTGAGTGAAATGATATATGAGATCGTCAGCAACATTAACAAAACTGAACATGGACCCGCAGTGACGGAGAATGCAGAACCTACCTCAACTGGTAACCACTCTTCCGTtctatgttttgtttgtaatggaagtgtaacttcaagttacacattgtaaaaggcatgtgtagcttgaggttacatacagtgtgttttgtttgtaatggaagtgtaacttcaagttacacattgtaaaaggcatgtgtagcttgaggttacatacaGTACATTATTATTTTGGCTTGTGTAACTTTAATTTACATACATGTGCTAATTTTACTGAGATTCTGCCTATATTTGTTTGCGCAGCTACAACGCAGGAAAACGTTTTTAGCCTTGGATTAGAAAAAACTCCAAAACCTGCAGGAGAGTTACTGAAGGAAGCTGCGAATACAATAAGAGAAAGGAAACCATCATTCATACAACAACGTGTGCTGAGGAATAGAAAAATCCCAACACAAGATCTGAAACAATatcaaagaaattcaaagaggattaagaagacagctaatgaagaagaaatggccgcagttccagaagtagaagaagatagaatggctgaggttgctgaagaagatgatggaacaaTGAGAAACGATGTGAAAGGTTCAGAAGTTATCGAAAGGCTGGAAGGCGAGAAAAAGAATAAAGTGCTTGAATATTTCAATACTCATTCGAAAACGTAAGTAGCTTGACTCCAAGTAGGCTTGATTCTGTTATTGATTGTTGTATTTTACTACTTGATTCTGTTATCTTGATTGATAATAGTTTACTTCTTTGTAATGCAGAGACATTACTTGGATGGAACGCAAAGAAGATGGTAGCGAGCTGTTTGATATATCTGGAGAACTAATGCTACAGCTTACAAAGAAAGAATCCTTCTTGGAGTCAGAATTCATCGACTTCTACATTAGCAGATTGAGGACGAAGATGAACTCTAACAACAAGTATGACAAGGCAATATTCCTGTCGCCAAAAGCATACGTAAGTACTTCGatatatttaaaatcttattgcatttataatgtgtagtATATGTTGTATGATTATGATAACATACTCAAGATTTTTTTTCCAGTGTAAAACCCAAGGccctatgtgtaacttctgtttacataatcacttgttcatttgtaacttttgattaaaaatgtGAGTTTGACATTCCAAATGGTTTTTGCAGATCTCTTACTTGAAGgattacgaagaat harbors:
- the LOC113332930 gene encoding uncharacterized protein LOC113332930 is translated as MYYDDYDTTVPTTTRQISTNKHGVLKLLNCFDMDCETPCSFKFADDKIIESTPAKLAGIFCMQRIGSRKGQKLLKYYCPSDLTDNVLYIKYFTGIKSTKHQTTVTKTNILEKIKQLMAKRRKSGKRKKVDEKDLVCLIGLYLCCVLFFGDKNANGVNAKYLSIVETYDTVLKVSWPDLIHEHLFEEIHTNLSCLSNVKACVQYLLLLFAEHTPAGLIPKVENHEEDIPRVGRWDIYQISDYIWKTDITVFGKCYMSVGLGFLHMQKITQVNATIGYVTYILFVAEFSQLEKQLGISTVVPSKDDLQSWLKAQTIENSHLKEQLQEKQAMLKAVYAIAREGISEGDLSGTAEFKVHKFSCQIMQAMGIDPYKVTQEEFMQHEDDVHGGTEHGATEHEEEELQLVETEQQGDGSTEQEKEKDDAETSFHEEFPCMSLAAGNTPTILQAQTAAEGHKRPLRTYSSSMKSVTTCKTPPKKRPVAKQKPTPTNNVDEEQKKDVEETPVTDEAQKKAADGGVVDGAGDDVAAKAVGDDVTAKVNEDTPATVGEGLVMTAPTQPTPGTFDDSSASTQFEDSMVITATTPQTQPDNAQTYSE